One window from the genome of Drosophila albomicans strain 15112-1751.03 chromosome 2L, ASM965048v2, whole genome shotgun sequence encodes:
- the LOC117563678 gene encoding sterol carrier protein 2, protein MTKTKVYVIGVGMTKFEKPGRRADVCYPDFAKEAVTKALQDANIKYDEVQQAVVGYVYGDSTCGQRAVYEVGMTGIPVYNVNNNCSTGSSALYLGKQIIESGNADCVLALGFEKMERGSLASKYFDRANPMERHITEMGELTEIGAGPMAAQIFGNAGKEHMQKYGTKPEHFGKIAWKNHKHSVNNPYSQFRDEYTLDQIMKSPQVVEGVLTKLQCCPTSDGSGAAILASEQFVRRHGLEKQAVEIVGMEMASDPESTFADKSLMKIAGYDMTRLATQRLFAKSGYKPQDVQVVELHDCFSANELVTYEALGLCAEGKAGEFIDAGDNTYGGKFVVNPSGGLISKGHPLGATGLAQCAELCWQLRGLAEKRQVANVELALQHNLGLGGAVVVGLYRLGFPGASKAKL, encoded by the exons ATGACCAAGACAAAAGTGTACGTTATCGGAGTCGGCATGACCAAG TTCGAGAAGCCTGGTCGCCGTGCCGATGTTTGCTATCCCGACTTTGCCAAGGAGGCGGTGACCAAGGCTCTGCAGGATGCCAACATCAAGTACGACGAGGTGCAACAGGCTGTCGTTGGCTACGTCTATGGTGACTCCACCTGCGGCCAGCGTGCTGTCTACGAGGTGGGCATGACAGGCATCCCGGTGTACAATGTGAACAACAATTGCTCCACGGGCTCCAGTGCCTTGTATCTGGGCAAGCAGATCATCGAGTCGGGCAATGCTGATTGTGTGCTCGCTCTTGGTTTCGAAAAGATGGAGCGTGGTTCTCTGGCCTCCAAA tacTTTGATCGCGCCAATCCCATGGAGCGCCACATCACAGAAATGGGTGAGCTGACCGAGATCGGAGCTGGTCCCATGGCAGCCCAGATCTTTGGCAATGCTGGCAAGGAGCATATGCAGAAGTACGGCACAAAGCCCGAACATTTTGGCAAGATTGCCTGGAAGAACCACAAACATTCGGTCAATAATCC ATACTCGCAGTTCCGCGATGAATATACACTGGATCAGATTATGAAGTCGCCTCAGGTGGTCGAAGGTGTGCTGACTAAGCTGCAGTGCTGCCCCACTTCCGATGGCTCTGGTGCTGCCATTCTGGCATCTGAACAGTTCGTGCGTCGTCATGGTCTGGAGAAGCAGGCTGTAGAGATCGTGGGCATGGAGATGGCCAGTGACCCAGAGTCTACCTTTGCTGATAAGAGTCTGATGAAGATTGCTGGTTATGACATGACTCGCTTGGCCACACAGCGTCTGTTTGCGAAGAGTGGCTACAAGCCACAGGATGTGCAGGTTGTTGAGTTGCATGATTGCTTCTCGGCTAACGAATTGGTCACCTATGAGGCGTTGGGTCTTTGCGCCGAGGGCAAGGCTGGCGAGTTCATTGATGCTGGTGACAACACCTACGGAGGAAAGTTTGTGGTCAATCCCAGTGGTGGACTGATCTCCAAGGGTCATCCTCTGGGTGCCACAGGTCTGGCTCAGTGCGCTGAGCTCTGCTGGCAGCTGCGTGGTCTGGCCGAAAAGCGTCAAGTGGCGAATGTGGAGCTGGCACTTCAACACAATTTGGGTTTGGGAggcgctgttgttgtgggtCTCTATCGATTGGGTTTCCCTGGTGCCAGCAAGGCAAAGTTGTAG
- the LOC117565249 gene encoding uncharacterized protein LOC117565249 has translation MVYTERTDKCLTSSKDNAASSKSQSNSSSTSSSKTHSSNSSGAWSSQASSSEKWKYNNMVKDNRDHFNSMHFS, from the coding sequence ATGGTCTATACGGAACGCACCGACAAGTGTCTGACGTCCAGTAAGGATAATGCTGCTTCCAGCAAATCCCAATCGAATTCCTCGTCGACGTCGTCCTCGAAGACGCACTCAAGCAACAGCTCGGGTGCGTGGAGCAGTCAGGCTTCCAGTTCCGAGAAATGGAAATACAATAACATGGTCAAGGATAATCGCGATCATTTCAATTCCATGCACTTCTCCTAA
- the LOC117563677 gene encoding UDP-glycosyltransferase UGT5-like: MNLYKMGSKCNWMWLLLFSLFSCLDTSHSLKILGLFPHPAISHFQFFHPILRGLAESGHNVDVISPYPDAQPPFGYTDYPLASNFSITLDFNIFEGRRLSFLLPYVDFSYLYAYGNDACRETLYSDGLEQVLKHPPGYYDVILMEHFNTDCLMGVAYKLKAPVVALCSSAMMPWHYERVGAPLIPSYISALFLGQSQQMDFGARLGNWVATHSLNLLYKLWCVPAADELLLQRFGPGIPSTAELVKNTSLILLNQHFSLSGPKPLPPNVIEVGGVHVRQPKPLSSQLQQLLDNAEHGVIVISWGSQLKAHSLNSEKRDGLLRALARLKQQVIWKWENETLPNQPSNVHIMKWLPQRDILGHPNVRIFFTHGGLLGLTEGVSSGVPLVGMPICGDQFLNIASLVERGNAVKLDFATLSEETVFEALSLALNPEYKLNAQRIATAYNNRPQPPLDTAVWWVEHVAETRGAPLLQPSAVHLSRFVYYSLDVYSAIAGVLLIILISFVALWRLCCRSKPKRKQKSKRN, translated from the exons atgaatcTGTATAAAATGGGttcaaaatgcaattggaTGTGGTTGCTGCTCTTTTCACTGTTCTCCTGTCTGGATACAAGTCATTCCCTTAAGATCTTGGGCCTTTTTCCGCATCCAGCCATCAGTCACTTTCAGTTCTTTCACCCGATTCTGCGCGGTCTGGCGGAAAGTGGTCACAACGTGGATGTCATCAGTCCGTATCCGGATGCACAGCCACCATTTGGGTACACAGACTATCCGCTAGCCAGTAACTTCAGCATTACACTGGACTTTAAT ATCTTTGAGGGACGTCGCCTGTCATTTCTGCTGCCTTATGTGGATTTTTCGTACCTCTATGCCTATGGCAACGATGCTTGCCGCGAGACTCTTTATAGCGATGGATTGGAGCAGGTGCTCAAGCATCCACCAGGCTATTATGATGTCATACTCATGGAGCACTTCAACACGGATTGCCTAATGGGCGTGGCCTACAAGTTAAAAGCTCCTGTTGTGGCCCTCTGCAGCTCCGCCATGATGCCTTGGCACTACGAACGCGTGGGCGCTCCCTTGATTCCTTCGTATATATCTGCTCTGTTCCTGGGTCAATCACAGCAGATGGACTTTGGCGCACGCCTGGGTAACTGGGTGGCCACGCACTCGCTCAACTTGCTATACAA ATTGTGGTGTgtgcctgctgctgatgaGCTGCTCTTACAAAGATTTGGCCCTGGCATTCCAAGCACTGCTGAGCTGGTGAAGAACACCTCACTAATACTCCTCAACCAGCACTTCTCGCTGAGTGGCCCCAAGCCACTGCCACCCAATGTCATCGAGGTGGGAGGCGTGCACGTCCGGCAGCCTAAGCCTTTAAGttcgcagctgcagcagttaCTGGACAATGCCGAGCACGGCGTGATTGTCATCAGCTGGGGATCGCAACTCAAGGCGCACTCTTTAAATAGCGAGAAGCGTGATGGCTTGCTGCGTGCATTGGCGCGTCTCAAGCAACAGGTGATCTGGAAGTGGGAGAACGAAACGTTGCCCAATCAGCCATCAAATGTCCACATCATGAAGTGGCTGCCACAAAGAGACATACTGGGACATCCCAATGTGCGCATCTTTTTCACTCATGGTGGACTGCTTGGCCTAACCGAAGGCGTCTCCAGTGGAGTGCCCCTCGTTGGCATGCCCATTTGTGGTGATCAGTTCCTGAACATTGCTTCACTCGTCGAACGTGGCAATGCAGTGAAACTGGACTTTGCCACCCTCAGCGAGGAGACTGTTTTTGAGGCTTTGTCGCTTGCCTTGAATCCGGAGTACAAGTTGAATGCCCAACGGATTGCCACCGCATACAATAACCGCCCACAGCCGCCGTTGGACACTGCCGTGTGGTGGGTGGAGCATGTGGCAGAGACGCGTGGTGCACCACTGCTGCAGCCCAGTGCTGTGCATCTCAGTCGCTTTGTTTACTACTCGCTGGACGTGTACTCGGCCATTGCTGGAGTGCTGCTAATAATCCTCATCAGCTTTGTGGCACTCTGGCGACTCTGCTGCCGCTCCAAGCCCAAGCGGAAGCAGAAATCCAAGCGCAATTAA
- the LOC117564191 gene encoding uncharacterized protein LOC117564191, with protein MVHQNRTPSKAIPAKHLSPMRSMDVVAGGKYAMSASPADSFLRNNRLTVNSSSSGSNNNSANATAYKYNNMVNNNREQFNALHFC; from the coding sequence ATGGTCCATCAGAATCGTACCCCCAGCAAGGCCATCCCAGCCAAGCATCTGAGTCCCATGCGCAGCATGGATGTGGTAGCCGGCGGCAAGTACGCCATGTCTGCCAGTCCAGCCGATAGCTTCCTGCGCAACAACCGTTTAACCGTGAACAGCTCCtcaagtggcagcaacaacaacagcgccaaTGCCACGGcctacaaatacaacaacatgGTGAACAACAATCGTGAACAGTTCAATGCCCTGCATTTCTGCTAG
- the LOC117564977 gene encoding uncharacterized protein LOC117564977 codes for MLNRALIVLLGLIAATSSGQGAQILGLFGHPGKSHFDFFRPMFVELAQRGHNISMYSYFPLKQPVANYTDYVFKGMPLLTDIVDLQIFEQESQLLGFIPFKVPTFFMLNDWGLRSCKVALNSPLIADLLSSPLRYDVIIMEHFSNDCLASVAHLLDAPVIALSSCAIMPWHYKRMGTPFINPTMPMSFLTYTDQMDFMARLNNFLHFHTVNLLYNFITQPATDALISQRFGFGLPPINEIVKNTSLMLINQHHSLTGAQPYAPNVVEVGGLQVGKAKPLPKHLEQLFNSSSQGVIYISWGSMVNPSTLPPLKRQALYDAISKLPGYTFVMRMNNQTGNEGKPKNLFNYEWLPQRDLLCHPKVKAFVSHGGLLGTTEAVYCGVPMLVTPFYGDQFLNAGAVEQRRFGVIVSFKEFDEPHLSQALNTILNENFASQMKRSTVAFRERPQEPLELAIWWIEHVIATGGAPLSRSVARNINWLVYNSFDIYVFCLSIVLLFFIALWQLSKLIKWAGDKFSSSTKPKTKIDRPTLLKRNSRHMTSFTEETGDHLLNSASSTNKNSTYSPTKKMSRMLLILPLLLSTLHILGHQVDAGRPLKVLGLFPHPGVSHFHFFQPIMHALAEGGHDVSVVSHFPSKNPPIRYKDFPLTGMDKLTNSVDLKFFEKRAFYNHFVEFFLLHEWGKQSCNSTLRSDALQTILKKKAGYYDVIVMEQFNTDCMMGVAHQLQAPIVALSSCALMPWHYERMGAPIIPSHIPALFMAQSQDMDFAGRLANWFTFHALNWMYKLISIPAADALVQYKFGHDLPSVGELAKNTSVFLVNQHYSLSGPKPLPPNVIEVGGLHIQKSKPLSAELQRLLDSAEEGVILISWGSMIRANSLSTAKRDGIVRAVARLKQQVIWKWENETLPNKPANMHIMKWLPQRDILCHPNVKVFMTHGGLMGSSEAAYCGVPTVITPMYGDQFLNAAALVQRGMGELLNYEDISENTVMRSLKRALDPKYAEAAKIVSHSFHHRPQQALQSAIWWVEHVAHTGGDHLIKPSSVEMSRFVYYSLDVYLVVGSILAIVIISWVSLIQRCRGKRPEQKNKRD; via the exons ATGCTTAATCGAGCATTAATAGTACTCTTGGGTTTGATCGCAGCCACCTCAAGTGGCCAAGGAGCTCAGATACTCGGACTGTTTGGACATCCCGGCAAGAGTCACTTTGACTTCTTTCGCCCCATGTTTGTGGAACTCGCGCAGCGTGGCCACAACATCAGCATGTACAGCTATTTCCCGCTGAAGCAGCCAGTGGCCAATTACACGGATTATGTTTTCAAAGGCATGCCGCTGCTGACAGACATTGTGGATCTGCAG ATCTTTGAACAGGAGTCGCAACTATTGGGTTTTATTCCCTTCAAGGTGCCCACGTTCTTCATGCTCAACGATTGGGGATTGCGCTCCTGCAAAGTGGCCTTGAACTCACCGCTGATTGCCGATCTGTTGAGCTCCCCCTTGCGCTATGATGTTATCATCATGGAGCATTTCTCCAACGATTGCTTGGCTTCTGTGGCGCATCTCTTGGATGCTCCTGTCATTGCTCTGAGTAGTTGTGCCATTATGCCGTGGCATTACAAACGCATGGGCACACCGTTCATTAACCCTACAATGCCCATGAGTTTTCTGACCTACACGGATCAAATGGACTTTATGGCTCGACTCAATAACTTCTTACACTTTCACACTGTTAATTTGCTCTACAA TTTCATTACACAGCCAGCCACGGACGCGCTGATAAGCCAacgctttggctttggccttCCGCCGATTAATGAAATTGTGAAGAACACGAGTCTCATGCTCATAAATCAACATCATTCACTGACTGGCGCCCAGCCTTATGCTCCCAACGTAGTCGAAGTGGGAGGACTGCAAGTGGGAAAGGCAAAACCTCTTCCCAAG CACCTGGAACAACTTTTCAACTCATCCAGTCAAGGTGTCATCTATATAAGCTGGGGTTCGATGGTCAATCCCAGCACGTTGCCTCCTCTCAAGCGCCAGGCCTTATATGATGCAATCTCTAAGCTGCCCGGCTACACCTTTGTAATGCGAATGAACAATCAAACTGGAAACGAGGGCAAGCCCAAGAATCTCTTCAACTACGAGTGGCTGCCACAGCGGGATCTGTTGTGTCATCCCAAGGTCAAAGCCTTCGTTTCACATGGCGGACTCTTGGGCACCACGGAGGCTGTCTACTGTGGCGTGCCAATGCTGGTGACACCCTTCTATGGAGATCAGTTCCTCAATGCTGGAGCGGTAGAACAGCGACGCTTTGGTGTTATTGTCAGCTTTAAGGAGTTTGATGAGCCACATCTAAGCCAGGCTCTCAACACCATACTGAACGAGAA TTTTGCATCGCAAATGAAACGCTCGACTGTTGCCTTCCGAGAGAGACCCCAAGAACCACTCGAACTGGCGATCTGGTGGATCGAGCATGTGATCGCGACTGGTGGAGCTCCCCTATCACGAAGTGTGGCCAGGAATATCAATTGGCTTGTCTACAACTCATTCGACATCTACGTGTTTTGCCTTAGCATCGTTCTATTGTTCTTCATCGCACTCTGGCAGCTATCAAAGCTCATCAAATGGGCTGGTGACAAGTTTAGCAGCTCGACgaaacccaaaacaaa AATTGACCGTCCTACATTGCTCAAGCGAAACAGTCGCCACATGACCAGTTTTACCGAAGAAACAGGCGACCATTTGCTGAATAGTGCTTCCTCCACGAACAAG AATTCTACATATTCACCAACTAAAAAGATGTCGCGAATGTTGCTGAtattgccgctgttgctgtcgacgCTGCACATCTTGGGCCACCAAGTGGATGCAGGTCGTCCACTGAAGGTGCTCGGATTGTTTCCGCATCCCGGCGTCAGTCATTTCCACTTCTTTCAACCTATCATGCATGCGCTGGCCGAGGGTGGACACGACGTCAGTGTGGTTAGTCATTTTCCCAGTAAAAATCCACCCATACGCTACAAGGATTTTCCGCTTACCGGCATGGACAAGCTAACAAATAGTGTGGACCTCAAg tttttcgAAAAGCGCGCCTTCTACAATCACTTTGTGGAGTTCTTTTTGCTCCACGAATGGGGCAAGCAGTCGTGCAATTCGACACTGCGCTCAGATGCGTTGCAAACGATCCTTAAGAAGAAGGCAGGCTACTATGACGTCATCGTGATGGAACAATTTAACACGGACTGCATGATGGGCGTGGCCCATCAACTGCAAGCCCCCATCGTCGCCTTGAGCAGTTGTGCTCTGATGCCCTGGCACTATGAACGCATGGGAGCACCCATAATCCCCTCCCACATCCCGGCACTCTTTATGGCCCAATCACAGGACATGGACTTTGCAGGTCGCCTGGCCAATTGGTTCACCTTTCACGCACTCAATTGGATGTACAA ACTGATCTCGATTCCCGCTGCGGATGCTTTGGTGCAGTACAAGTTTGGCCATGATTTGCCCTCAGTGGGTGAGCTGGCGAAGAACACATCTGTGTTCCTGGTAAATCAGCACTATTCTCTCAGTGGACCCAAGCCTCTGCCCCCCAATGTCATCGAGGTGGGTGGTCTACACATTCAGAAATCCAAACCTTTGAGTGCTGAACTGCAGCGACTTCTGGACAGTGCTGAGGAAGGCGTCATCCTCATCAGTTGGGGCTCCATGATACGGGCCAATTCGTTGTCGACCGCCAAGCGGGATGGCATTGTACGTGCCGTGGCTCGACTCAAGCAGCAGGTGATCTGGAAGTGGGAGAATGAGACGTTGCCCAACAAACCAGCCAACATGCACATCATGAAATGGTTGCCACAACGCGATATTCTCTGTCATCCCAATGTGAAGGTGTTTATGACCCACGGCGGTTTAATGGGCAGCTCGGAAGCGGCTTACTGTGGAGTGCCAACCGTTATAACGCCCATGTATGGTGATCAGTTCCTCAATGCCGCTGCTTTGGTGCAGCGTGGCATGGGAGAGCTGCTTAACTACGAGGACATTTCCGAGAACACCGTAATGCGCTCCTTGAAGCGTGCCCTGGATCCTAA ATATGCCGAGGCTGCCAAGATTGTGTCCCATTCCTTCCACCATCGACCACAGCAGGCGTTGCAATCAGCGATCTGGTGGGTGGAGCATGTTGCCCACACAGGCGGAGATCATCTTATCAAACCTAGTTCTGTGGAGATGTCACGTTTCGTCTACTACTCACTGGATGTTTACCTTGTTGTGGGCAGCATTCTGGCCATTGTCATTATTAGTTGGGTTTCCCTCATCCAGCGTTGCCGCGGCAAGAGACCAGAGCAGAAAAACAAGCGGGATTAA
- the LOC117564192 gene encoding uncharacterized protein LOC117564192: MKTPDTKAKLLNNISLSKHLSSKKGSRTSNCGNRLEFSVLTLLTNVP, encoded by the exons ATGAAGACACCAGATACCAAAGCGaagcttttaaataatataag TCTCTCTAAACATCTATCCTCTAAAAAGGGTTCACGCACCAGCAACTGCGGCAATCGTCTGGAATTCTCCGTGCTCACACTTCTAACCAACGTGCCCTGA
- the LOC117565250 gene encoding uncharacterized protein LOC117565250 encodes MPKISKIKLLKQFRLSSLSSSKGSRTGNSANNKELKVLTLLQTVP; translated from the exons atgccaaaaattagcaaaataaaattacttaaacaATTCAG ATTGAGCAGTCTGTCATCCAGCAAAGGATCACGCACGGGCAACTCGGCCAACAATAAGGAACTTAAAGTGCTAACGCTGCTTCAAACTGTACCGTGA